A genomic stretch from Bordetella sp. N includes:
- a CDS encoding DNA-3-methyladenine glycosylase, protein MAGGAAYDYRSDAVIGRPLPDAFFNRDARQLARELLGMVLRRRHEGLWLAARIIETEVYYLDEKGSHASLGYTHKRRALFMDGGTIYMYYARGGDSLNFSAAGPGNAVLIKSAHPWLDDVSGEDALARMQALSPDARGAARSPQRLCAGQTLLCRALDLKVPQWDGQGFDPATFFVDDVGARPAQLLRTTRLGIPPGRDEHLPYRYVDPAYAPFCTRNPLRRGQVAGRDYAWVTRAGKPCRGQV, encoded by the coding sequence ATGGCGGGCGGCGCGGCCTACGACTACCGTTCCGATGCGGTCATCGGCCGGCCGCTGCCCGACGCCTTCTTCAATCGCGATGCCCGCCAGCTTGCCCGCGAACTGCTGGGCATGGTGCTGCGCCGCCGTCACGAAGGCCTGTGGCTGGCGGCGCGCATCATCGAGACCGAGGTCTATTACCTGGACGAGAAGGGCAGCCACGCTTCCCTGGGCTATACGCACAAGCGCCGCGCCCTGTTCATGGACGGCGGCACCATCTATATGTATTACGCCCGGGGCGGCGATTCCTTGAACTTCAGCGCCGCCGGCCCCGGCAATGCCGTGCTGATCAAGTCGGCCCATCCCTGGCTGGATGACGTGTCGGGGGAGGATGCCCTGGCAAGGATGCAGGCCCTGAGTCCGGACGCGCGCGGCGCGGCCCGGTCGCCGCAACGGCTGTGCGCCGGCCAGACCCTGCTATGCCGGGCGCTGGACCTGAAAGTGCCGCAATGGGACGGGCAGGGCTTCGACCCCGCCACGTTTTTCGTCGACGACGTGGGCGCGCGACCCGCGCAGCTATTGCGCACGACGCGGCTGGGCATACCGCCGGGACGCGACGAGCACCTGCCTTACCGTTATGTGGATCCCGCCTATGCGCCTTTCTGTACGCGCAATCCGCTGCGGCGGGGGCAGGTGGCGGGCCGGGATTACGCCTGGGTCACGCGGGCCGGCAAGCCTTGCAGGGGTCAGGTCTAG